The proteins below come from a single Stomoxys calcitrans chromosome 1, idStoCalc2.1, whole genome shotgun sequence genomic window:
- the LOC106088053 gene encoding immunoglobulin domain-containing protein oig-4, with the protein MFVSGQQLKFIVLIVICISLAQNLEAQRTVSGRGVLRRNYTGKKPVLIQHRTPDAANYYDHENGAKIIKSSHFELDYTLGRKITFFCMAQGNPRPTITWFKDGAELYQHRFFQVHEAHIDNDIIKSKMEIDPTTQMDAGYYECQADNIYAIDRRGFRTDYVMVNF; encoded by the exons ATGTTTGTGTCGGGTCAGCAGCTCAAATTCATTGTATTAATTGTGATTTGTATAAGTCTGGCCCAGAATTTGGAGGCCCAAC GAACTGTAAGTGGTCGCGGTGTGTTACGACGCAATTACACGGGCAAAAAACCAGTACTGATACAACATCGTACTCCAGATGCGGCCAATTATTATGATCATGAAAAT GGTGCTAAGATCATAAAATCCTCACACTTCGAATTGGACTATACTCTGGGACGTAAAATCACCTTCTTTTGCATGGCTCAAG GTAATCCTCGTCCTACCATTACCTGGTTTAAGGATGGAGCAGAACTGTATCAACACCGTTTTTTCCAG GTTCATGAAGCTCATATTGATAATGACATCATtaaatcaaaaatggaaataGATCCCACTACTCAAATGGATGCAG GTTACTATGAATGTCAGGCCGATAATATCTATGCCATAGATCGTCGTGGTTTCCGGACGGACTATGTTATGGTCAATTTCTAA